The Candidatus Eremiobacteraceae bacterium genome includes the window CGTGGCTCGTTCTTCAATTGACGAATTCTAGCCTAGTATTGGGAACGATCATGATGACGGCGACGATTCCGCTGGCCCTCCTTATGCTAGTGGGAGGGGCCGTGAGCGACCGCCTATCGCCACGGTTGGTCTGGATGGCGAGCACTTCGGTGCGTTCGTTTTCGGTCGCGTTCGCCGGAGTCCTTATCTGGTTCCACGCCATCCAGATCTGGCACGTCTACGTGCTTGCATTCGTGTTCGGCGTTGCCGACGCGTTCGCCGGGCCCGCGGCGCAGACGCTTGTGCCGTCGCTCGTGGACCGCGATCAGCTGCCGGCGGCGATCTCGGTGAATCAAGTCACACAGCAGCTCGCAACCATAGTGGGCCCAGCTCCGGCCGGTCTCGTGATCAAGGCACTCGGCGTGGCCTGGGCGTTCTTCATCGATGCCATCAGCTTTTTCTTCATCATCGGCGCGCTGTGGAATCTCCCCGATCCGCCGCGAGCGCGGGCCGCGACAGGCGGTAAGAAATTGCTCGACTCGATCGGAGACGGGCTGGCCTACATCAACAGCGACCCTGCCATGCGCTCGATGCTCATCCTCGCCGCGGCGCTGAACTTCTGTCTGTCCGGAACATTCTCGGTCGGATTGGTCTGGATCGCGAGACACAACTTTGCATCGCCCGTCGCGTTCAGTGTCTTCGTCTCTTCGGCGGCGCTCGGCTCGCTCGCGGGTCTTGTCCTTGCCGGCATCTACAGACCTCGCAGCCGGGGCGTCGCGATGCTCGTCGTCAGCGCGCTGCTCGCGTTGTGCACGGGAGTCCTGGGTCTAGCGACCCAAGTGGCGGTTGTGGCTGCGGTGCTTATCGCGATGGGTGCGGCCGCCGGCTTTCTTAACGTTCATATTCTTGCGTGGTTTCAACAACGTGTTGAACGCGAAATGCTCGGTCGAGCGACGAGTGTTCTGATGTTCGCAGCCGTGGGGCTCGCCCCGCTGTCTTTGCTTATCGCGGGCATCGCGGTGAAGTGGAGCGTCGTCGCGATGTTCGCCGGCGCCGGCGCGCTGATGTTGTTCGCGACCGCAATCGCCTCGGCCACGAAATCGGTCCGCGAGATAGCCTGACGTCCATAAGTCTGGCCTCGGGGTCCGAAGGAACTCGCCGCCCCGGATGAAATGACTCTGTTGTGATATAGGAGGGGCGCCTTGACCACACTGTTGCACGTTTATAAAACGGTTTCTGCGCAATTGTTCCGAACGCAAGAGCGTTCAACCGTTGCGGAAGAAGCGTGGGCCCGAGCCACACGTGACGAAGATATCCACATCGGCTCGTCCGATTTGACTTTTGGCAGCCGGCTCGACGGGACTCGGATTCGCGCTATCGATCTAATCCGCAACGCAAATCTGCCATTGGCTCTCGCGGAGAGAGCCATTTGCGCGCTCGATCACGCATACTACTCGGCCATCGAACATGTACGTGAGATGGACACCACTCTAAGCGCGTGAACCGTCTCGTCCGCCGGTCCTAACGGCCGGCCCGGAAGGACCAGGCCAGACGCTGCCTAACAACGCATCCGTTCCACCTTCCGCCAGATGAGAAGGATGCGATCATGCCGACTTGCCATACTTGCGATCTTGACGTGTCTGAGGTTTATCAGCTCGGCGAATTTCGGCTGTGCACCGATTGCCTGCTGGCCGGGCGCTTGCGAGAGTTGTTGAAGATAGATATGCCCGCTGTGGAACAGACCGTGAACGGCACCGGGCGGTCTGGACCGATCGTGAATCTCTCAAATCCGTCGCGGCGCTGAGAAAATCGCAAACGACAGCGGCTGCCCATGAACCGGTTCGCGACGCTGGCCGTTGCCATCGTGCTGGTCGCCATTGGAATCGCGCTTTACGTCCATTCGTCCGACAACTATGCGGCATGCAAGTCCACGATTGGCGGCATTATCCGGGCGTTGGATCCGGCATCGGCCCGTGATTGCGCCGACGCGAAAACCCAATACGTCGGCAGCATCGTGCTCATCGTGGTGGGTGGTCTCGCGTTCGTAGCCGCAGTGATCCCAGGTCGAAAACTCGGGTAGGGGCCCGCCGGCTAAAAGCGTTTCAAGAACACAAGCTCGGGGTCGCCCGGGTCGATATTGTCGATCCGTCCTGACGAAATAAATCCCCACCGCGCAAGCGCCGCAAGCATCACCGCATTTGACCGGTTGGTCGACGTGAACAGCTCCCGGTTGTCGCAGCGCGCTTCGACGGCCGCCAGCAGCGCCGATGCCACGCCGCGCCGCCGGCACATCGGCTCGACGACCAAGAGCGAGAGGAAATCGCGCTCGAAAAAGTTCCGGTGATGGATCGCAAAGCCGGCGAACTTGTCCTCGAGCGTCGCGACAAGTGCTTCACCCGCGCTCACCACACCGTCGTACCAAGCGCGGCTACGAGGTCTCCCGGGCACTAGCGCATCCAAGGCTTTCATGTATGCCGCATCATCGGCCGCTGCAAACCTAACGTTTGTACTTGTCGGCATAACCGCAGTCGACTTTGATCAGCCAAGCTCCACTGGGCTGCTTTTCCCAGATCTCGAAGTACCGTCCAGCCCCGCCCTCTTCATCCGCCTCAATGGCGGCATGGCCTTTCGTGATGTCCCCGCCACCCGATGGAAGTTCGATACCGTCGGGCGCGAATAAGGCTGCGTACGCTTTGGCGTCGCCGGCCTCCGGCGCTTTCAAGAATTTCGCGTTGCCCGCGTCGATGGACCGGCGGACCGGTGCAAGCGGAGAATCTGCCCGCGCCGCCGTCGCGATGCCGGGCGCGAAGACTATGCCTAGCGCTGCGATAGACGCAAGCGCGATTCTCGTCCGGTTCACTTGGTCTCGTTTTCCGCCATTTGGCTATTGGCCTGACAGCGTCGTCGCGTTGAGAGCTTGCCCGATCTCCGTCCGGATATCCTCGAAATTCGCCTGCGTCACTTCATCAAGTCTTCGTTGAGCGAGCGTCGAGTCGAGCCGGTCGCGCAGCCACGCGAGATGGTGACGCGCGAGGGCGCGGGCGTCGCTTGGCGTGCCGAGTTCCGGATGCAGCATCATGTTCACGAGCATTTCTGAATAGTGATGTTGCAACGCGCGATGAACCGCCGGCACATCATGCAGCCCTGCCGTGCCGAGATCACCCCATACCGCGTCGTCCGTCCAGTCGAAGAGGTCGGCGAGGCTCATGGTCTGATCCTGACTGGACGCGACCGCTTGGATACCGTCAAGGCGCGCCAGCACGGTCGGCTGCCACATCTGGCGCAGCAATATCGACTGATATGCTTGCGCGAACTCGTCCACCGGCAGGTCGAGCCGGCCGCTCGCATTGGGATCGCTTTGCCAGTGGCTGAACCGGTCCGAACCGAGTCGTTGAAGCAGCGCCGGCGGATACGTGAAGGCGTCGTCGGCGAACACGTATTGCGTCAACATTCCGAAAGCGCGACGCTCGTCCGATCGCGCCACCGGCACGAACGGCGGTTTGGCGTTCGGATCGCCGCGATGATTTCTTGTGAAGTACTCGCCGCCGATGAAATGGGTCGCATACGCCGCCGTACGGAACCAATTGTTCATCGCCACGAGCATGCCGTAGCGGGTCGACTCGTAACTTTCGCCCTCACGAGGCAGACGTTGGGTAAGAGTTCGAAACAGACGCTGGTCGATGGTGAGCTGATTTTGGACGAACGCGAGGGGATCGGCGCCGAGATCGAACGTGCCCACGCGCGGATCGGTGGCAAAGCCGTCGGACCATTGGTTGTCTTCGTCGGTGGCATAGATCAAGTCGTGCGCGGTGGCTTTAGAGGCGATCGCGTTGAGCGCCGGCCGTTCGTCATCCGGTGACCGGCCCGCAAGCGGTTGATAGCCGTACTTGATGCTGAAGTAGTCGGCCGGGCCGAGCGTGGTCTGAAAGTAAGCGCCCTGCGGCTGGCCATGCGGGGAGAGATTGAGCGGCGTATATTCCATCACCGAGCCGACCAGGCCATGCGCGGCGGTGAATTTCGAGTCGTGCAACCGCGCCAGCGGATAAATCGTAGAGCTCTCAAAGTTGTGACGCAGACCCAAGTTGTGGCCGGACTCATGCAGCACGATGGATTGAACGAACGCGCTGGTGAACGACGAAGGCGCGATGCCGGACGCGCCAAAGCGGCCGTCGAGGCCGAGCGCAAGCTCTCCCCATGCGAGCTGCTGCTGCTCGCCTTGTCCGTAATCGCACTCTTGAGCGGAACACGCGCTGTCGGTCAGTTGCGCGGCGACGTGATTCGGATCGACGAAATTCTCATACGTATCCGCGCCGCTTCGCACGAGGTTGCCGTCGATCACGATGTCGGCTCTGAAGATCTCGCCGGTGAGCGGGTTGACGAGCGAGGGCCCATAGGCAAACGCTGCGCCCGGACTGACCACCCAACGAACGACCGAGTACCGGATGTCGTCGGGGTCCCAGGACGGATCGTCGGGCTGCTGCCGCACCTCCACGGCGTCGGTGATGCCGATGGCCGCGAACGCACGATTCCACGTCAGCAGTGCGTTGCGGATCGGCGCCCGGTATTCGAGCGGTACGTCGTTTGCGATGTAGTAGACGATCGGATTCTTCGCCGGCGAGACGCGAGCCGACGGGTTGGTCTTCTGCAGATTCCAGCGATTGATGTAGCGCACGAAGCTCGTCGGACCATTGGGGTCGTCGTATTGGCGGCGGGCGGTGACGAAGTAGCCCACGCGGTCGTCCGCTAGCCGCGGCCGATAGCCGTCGTCAGGCAGATCCGTCACGCTATAGCTTAGGCGTACGAACAGACTGCGCGCATCGGGCACCGTATCGATCGGTCCCGGCGTCGACGACGTAAACGTCAAGTCGGCCTCGAGGTCGATGTTCCGCGGAAAAGATTTCGAGGGTCCGAAATAGGTCAGGCGAGGATCGAGGCGGTAGCGGACGGGCGAACCTCCGGGCCCGGCCGGTCCGTTGATCCCATCGCTCAAGTCTTCGAGGTCGGAGAGAAACAGATCAGCGGAGAAGACGATGCCGCCCGTGCGCCGGTCAACGGCGGTGACCGCCTGAGCATCGAGCACCGATGGGGGATAGGAGAGAGCCACTGCGCGCTGTTGCGGACTTCCTTCGCGCGCCTTGCCGAACGGATTTTGCGCTTCGATGAGAATCTCGTCACCGACCCGATGGAATTGGACGAGAATCGTATCGAAATCGATGCCCGAAAATAGCCCTTCGCCCAGTCCGCTTGCAAGAATCGGCGCGACCATGAATGTGCGGTCGAGTTGTGAAGGCGCGAGTTCGAGATACACGCGTCCATGCTTGCGCCAGACGGTGAACAACCCGGGCTGGGGAGTGGCGCCGTCGGAGAACCGGTCGAAGCTCATCTGCCCTTCGTCCGCGGGCGTCGGAATCGCCGTCGGAATAGAACTTGGGGCCGCGGATGGGCTCGCCGTGACGGCAACGGCGGGACTCGAGGAAGGCGACGCCGTCGGAATCGGCGTGGGCAACGCAAGGCTTCGCGACGGCGCATCGCAGAGCATCAAGGAACAGACGCCGGCTACAACAAGCGCCGTTTGGACCAAGAACCGCAATGCATTTCCTCCGAGAGCAATACCTACGACGGCCGGCGGATGATTTCTTTGAAGGCGCTCTGTGCTATACTGTGCGGGTCGAGCGCGCCGGGCGATCGCGGGCCTCGCAAGAGGCTTGAGGAAAGTCCGGGCTCCGCAGGGCATGGGTGCCGGCTAACGGCCTGTCGGGGCGACCCGAAGGAAAGTGCCACAGAAACAAACCGCCGAGGACCGATCGGGTTTACTCGATCGGATTTCGGTAAGGGTGAAATGGTGCGGTAAGAGCGCACCGGCGGCGTCGAGAGACGCCGGCCGGGCAAACCCCACCCGGAGCAAGACGGCTTGGGATTCGCCGCCTCGGCGGCGCGAGCGGCCCGCTCGTTTCCCACACATCGTCGCATCAGGCGTCCGGCGACGGACGCCGCAGAGAGATGATCGCCGCAGCGTCGTGCGCAAGCGCGGCGCGCGCACAGAACCCGGCTTACAGGCGCGCCTCGATACGATTGTAGGGGCCGACTTTTTACGGTCGGCCCCGCTCGCCCAAATGGGCAAGCGATGCATGCCCTAGTACAATAAACGGATGTGATTTGATTACTTGCGGCGGCGAGAAATCGATTTGCGGGCGGAAAAGCCTTCGTCGATGCCGTGCCAGAATCCGATCTCGATCTCGTCCATCTTCCAACAAAGATGAACGAGCTGACCCCCGCGCAATGCCGGAAAATCGAGCAGGCCTAGATCCAGATCCTTGACGACGCATCCGTGGGATTGAATGCGTTCGATCAACTCGACGAGCTCGGCCTGCATCTCCTGCGCCTGGGCATCTTGCACCGCCGCGCGCTGCACCCCGCCGGCATCGGCGATCATGAGCTTCGCGGTCTGTGCCTCCAGCAGTTTTATGGCTAGGTCACGGCGCTTGCTCACCAAGTCTTCGATGAGCGGTCGCAACACCGGCAGCAAAGCAGACGCCTCTTCGAGGCGAAACACTTTCACCCAACAATCCTCCGTGTCGACTACCCCGTCCGCTCTTCTCTCCCGGCGGGGCAACCTCCGGCTGGCGGCAAATACTAAGAATCGTGACGCCCGATTCCGCATCCACGAAGCAATTTGTCATCGTCACCGGCGTATCCGGCGCGGGCAAGAGCCAGGCCGCAAAATGCCTCGAAGACCTCGGCTTCTTTTGCGTCGACAACCTGCCTGCCGGTCTCATCCCGAAATTTGCCGAATTGGTCGACGTAAGCCGCAGCCTGCGCAAAGCGGCCTTAGTGCTCGACATCCGCGGTGAAGAGATCTTCGGCGATCTGCTCGACCAACTGCAGGCGATCAAAGCACAGGGCGTCGACTACCGGCTGATCTTCCTCGATGCCAGCGACGAAGTGCTCGTGCGCCGGTTCTCGGAGACGCGACGCAAGCATCCTCTCGCGGACGGTGGCCGGCTCATCGACAGCATCATCGCCGAACGCGAGGAGCTCAAGTCCGTCCGCGACGCGGCAGACCTCATCATCGACACGTCATCACTCACGCTCTCGGCGCTCAAGGAGAAGCTCGGACACGCGGTAGGAAGCTCGTCGCACACCAACCCGATGACGGTCTCGGTCGTCGCGTTTGGATTCAAACACGGCATCCCGCTCGATGCGGATCTTGTCTTCGACGTGCGTTTCTTGCCGAACCCGAACTACGTGCCGGAACTGCAGCCGCTCGACGGCGGCCATCCGAAAGTCATCGCGTTCTTGGACGCCGTCCCCGAGGCGCAATCGTTCAAGGTCGAGCTCTATAAGTTCCTCGATTTTCTGCTGCCGCAATTCATCGCCGAGGGCAAGGCGCATCTCACCATCGCGATCGGATGCACGGGCGGCCGTCATCGTTCGGTGTATCTCGCGAACGATCTCGTCAGACATCTGATGGAAAAGGGAATTCAGGCGTTCGTGGAGCGCCGCGATGCCAAAGTCTAGGTCCAGCGGCACACTCGACCGCCTCCGCCATTGGCTGTCGCCCGGGATGCATCTGAAACGATGGCTGACGGTGGCGGCGATCGGCGGCTTTTTCTTCCTCGACGGCTTCGGCAGGGTCCTCGACGCCCATTTCTACAATTTCCATATCAATCAGTCGATCGACCACGTCATCTTGCCGTACGTCTCGGGACCCGCGCTCCAATGGCTGTTCATGTTCATTGGCGCAGCGCTCGTCTTCTTCGGCGTGCGCCAGTGGATGCGCTCGATCGTCTACGCCGTTCGGCCGGAGGCCGGAGCCCGTCTGATCGAGACGATCTACGAAGCTCGCCGGTTGAACCGCGGACTTCGAATCGCGGTCGTTGGTGGCGGCACGGGCCTGTCCACGGTGCTGCGCGGTCTGAAGTCGTATACGTCGAACCTTTCGGCGATCGTGACCGTCACCGACGACGGCGGTTCGAGCGGCAGGCTTCGGCAGGAGCTGGGCGTGCTGCCGCCGGGCGACATCCGCAATTGTCTCGTCGCGCTCGCCGACAGCGAGTCGATGATGACGGATCTGTTCCAGTACCGCTTCCACGACGGCAATGGGCTCTCCGGGCACTCGTTCGGCAATCTCTTCATCGCGGCCATGTGCGGGATCGCCGGCAATTTCGACCAGGCCATAAAAGAGAGCAGCCGCGTGCTCGCGATCAAGGGCCGCGTGTTGCCCGCAACGCTCGCCAACGTCGCGCTGGAAGCGGAGCTCGAAGACGGATCAATAGTGCGCGGCGAATCCACGATCTCGCGCTCGACGGCGCGCATCAAGAACGTGCGTCTCGTTCCGGCGGAATGCCAAGGGCTTCCCGAAGCGATCGAAGCGATCGAGTCTGCGGATGCGGTCATCCTCGGACCAGGCAGCCTATATACGAGCGTGATGCCGAACCTTCTCGTCCACGGAATCGCCGAGGCGATCGTCCGGTCGCGCGGAGTCAAGGTCTACATCTGCAACATCATGACGCAGCCTGGGGAAACCGACGGCATGTCGGCGAGCGAGCACGTGCGCGCGCTCGTGAGCACGACCCATCTCCGGCTCATGGATTACGCCTTGGTCAATGTCGAGCAACCGCACAGGCTCCTGCGCGTGTACGAGAAAACGCGCGCGTTCGCCGTCGCACCGGATTTCGATGCGATCGCGTCGCTCGGCGTCACGCCCGTGCCCGGCAAGTTCTTGTCCGAAACAGAATTCTTGCGCCACGATCCGGGGCGCGTCGGGGGCGCGATCATCAAGCTGATCAACGATGTGATCGGCGCGTCGGTCACCTAAATCGAAGGGCGGCCGAACTCGAGCGCGATCGCTCGGCCAAGCCTTTCCGCCGCATCTTCGGTCAGCGGCACGGCCCGCAGTTTCGCCTCCTCGAGCGTCATCGGCTCGGTGATGATGCTGATCGCGGAAGTGAGGCCGAGCTCTTCGAAAACCTCCGCGGTGCAGCCAAGCGATCCGACGATGGCGACGACGGGCACGCCGCGGCGGCGGCCCGCCTGCGTCACGGCGTAGGGCGCCTTTCCGGCGAGCGTCTGACGGTCCAGACGTCCTTCGCCCGTCACGATGAGGTCCGCCCCTTCGAGCCGCCGTTCAAATGCAAGCGCTTCCAAGACAAGATCCGCGCCCGGGCGCAGTCTCGCACCTGCCAACGCCATGAAACCAAAGCCGGCCCCACCCGCGGCGCCTGCACCCGGAACGTCTCGGACGCGCGCTCCGATCGAGCGCTCGACGACGTCTGCGTAGTGCGCGAGCGCGCTGTCCAGGCTGCGCACGTCGCTCGGACCGGCGCCCTTTTGCGGTCCGTAAATGGCGGACGCGCCGTTGTCGCCACACAACGGGTTAGCGACATCACAGGCGATGTCGATTGAAATCCCACGGAGGCGGGAAGCCAACGGTGCGGCGTCGACCTCAGCCAACTCGGCAAGCGCCGCGCCCCCCGGCGGCAGCGGCCTGCCCGTAGCATCGGAAAAGATCGCTCCAAGCGCGGTAAGCGCCCCTGCTGCGCCGTCGTTGGTCGCCGATCCGCCGATTCCTAAAATGACGTGCTTCGCGCCGGCATCGATCGCGGCAGCGATAAGCTGGCCCGTTCCATAGGTGGACGCGGCGAGCGGATCGTTTTTTCCAAAGGCGATGAGCGCAAGACCACTCGCTCGCGCAAGTTCGATCACGGCCCTATCCCCGGGAAGCAAACCGAACGTCGCGCTGACGATCGTTCCATCCGGGCCCCGGACGTCGAGCGTCTCAAGCTTGCCGCCGAGCGCATCCACCAACACATCGGCCGTACCGTCTCCGCCGTCAGCGACAGGCACGACGTCGATCTGCGCTGCCGTGAACGCGCGCTTCAAACCGCGAGCCATGGCTTCGCCCGCGGCGCGAGCGGTCATCGAACCTTTGAACTTGTCCGGGGCGACGACGATGCGCACGGGCGGCTACGCCTTCGCAGCGCGGCCCAGCACCTCGGGATTGAGCGCGGTGGGCGGCGCCTCACCCGCGAAAAATGCGATGACGTTGCGCGCCGCGATCTCGGCCATCTTACCGCGCGTCGCGACGCTCGCGCTGCCGATGTGCGGCAGGAGCACGACGTTTTCGAGGGCCGCGAGCGCCGGCGATATTGAAGGTTCGTGCTCGTAGACATCGAGACCGGCGGCAGCGATGACGCCAGTGCGTAAGGCCTCGGCGAGGGCCGCTTCTTCGACCACCGGACCTCGTGACGTGTTCACGAGCACCGCGGTCTTCTTCATCTTTGCAAGGGCGGCTGCATTGATGAGGTGGTGGGTGCTCGGCATCAACGGCACGTGCAGGGTTACGAAATCCGCCATCGCGAGGAGCTCGTCCATGCTCACAAACCGGGCATGCAGCTCCGCCGCGACCTCAGGCGGCACGGGTTGTGCGTCGGTGTATATGATCTGCATGCCAAAACCCGCGGCCCGGCGCGCGACGCCTCGTCCGATCCGCCCGAAGCCCACGATGCCCAACGTGGCGTGATGGATGTCTTGGCCCATGAGCTGCATGATGCCCCATCCATCCCATGTGCCGCTGCGCATGACGCGCTCGGCTTCGCCCAGCCTGCGAGCCGCCGCCATCAGCAACGCGAAGGCGAGATCCGCTGTCGTATCGTCGAGCACACCAGGCGTGTTGGACATGACGACCCCTGCGGCGGTGGCGGCTTGCACATCGAGGTTATCGAATCCGACCGCCACATTGGCGATGATCTTCACCGACGGCATCTCGGCCAGAACCGAGCCGTCCACTTTTTCGGTGACGAGGCAGACCAGCGCGTCCTTACCTTTGCACGACGCGATCAGCTCATCGCGCGTCGGCGCCCGGTCGTGCGGCCACACGTCTACATCGAAATGTGCGCGCAATAACTCGAGTCCGACGTCGGGAATGACGCGGCTGACGAAGACCTCCGGCTTTGCCATCAGCCAATCGTGTTGGTCTTAGGC containing:
- a CDS encoding MFS transporter encodes the protein MATAILDAPVRAAHPLRNPKFRLLWIGRTVSNLGDQYYLVALPWLVLQLTNSSLVLGTIMMTATIPLALLMLVGGAVSDRLSPRLVWMASTSVRSFSVAFAGVLIWFHAIQIWHVYVLAFVFGVADAFAGPAAQTLVPSLVDRDQLPAAISVNQVTQQLATIVGPAPAGLVIKALGVAWAFFIDAISFFFIIGALWNLPDPPRARAATGGKKLLDSIGDGLAYINSDPAMRSMLILAAALNFCLSGTFSVGLVWIARHNFASPVAFSVFVSSAALGSLAGLVLAGIYRPRSRGVAMLVVSALLALCTGVLGLATQVAVVAAVLIAMGAAAGFLNVHILAWFQQRVEREMLGRATSVLMFAAVGLAPLSLLIAGIAVKWSVVAMFAGAGALMLFATAIASATKSVREIA
- a CDS encoding GNAT family N-acetyltransferase, coding for MPGRPRSRAWYDGVVSAGEALVATLEDKFAGFAIHHRNFFERDFLSLLVVEPMCRRRGVASALLAAVEARCDNRELFTSTNRSNAVMLAALARWGFISSGRIDNIDPGDPELVFLKRF
- a CDS encoding zinc-dependent metalloprotease, which encodes MRFLVQTALVVAGVCSLMLCDAPSRSLALPTPIPTASPSSSPAVAVTASPSAAPSSIPTAIPTPADEGQMSFDRFSDGATPQPGLFTVWRKHGRVYLELAPSQLDRTFMVAPILASGLGEGLFSGIDFDTILVQFHRVGDEILIEAQNPFGKAREGSPQQRAVALSYPPSVLDAQAVTAVDRRTGGIVFSADLFLSDLEDLSDGINGPAGPGGSPVRYRLDPRLTYFGPSKSFPRNIDLEADLTFTSSTPGPIDTVPDARSLFVRLSYSVTDLPDDGYRPRLADDRVGYFVTARRQYDDPNGPTSFVRYINRWNLQKTNPSARVSPAKNPIVYYIANDVPLEYRAPIRNALLTWNRAFAAIGITDAVEVRQQPDDPSWDPDDIRYSVVRWVVSPGAAFAYGPSLVNPLTGEIFRADIVIDGNLVRSGADTYENFVDPNHVAAQLTDSACSAQECDYGQGEQQQLAWGELALGLDGRFGASGIAPSSFTSAFVQSIVLHESGHNLGLRHNFESSTIYPLARLHDSKFTAAHGLVGSVMEYTPLNLSPHGQPQGAYFQTTLGPADYFSIKYGYQPLAGRSPDDERPALNAIASKATAHDLIYATDEDNQWSDGFATDPRVGTFDLGADPLAFVQNQLTIDQRLFRTLTQRLPREGESYESTRYGMLVAMNNWFRTAAYATHFIGGEYFTRNHRGDPNAKPPFVPVARSDERRAFGMLTQYVFADDAFTYPPALLQRLGSDRFSHWQSDPNASGRLDLPVDEFAQAYQSILLRQMWQPTVLARLDGIQAVASSQDQTMSLADLFDWTDDAVWGDLGTAGLHDVPAVHRALQHHYSEMLVNMMLHPELGTPSDARALARHHLAWLRDRLDSTLAQRRLDEVTQANFEDIRTEIGQALNATTLSGQ
- a CDS encoding DUF2203 domain-containing protein, which translates into the protein MKVFRLEEASALLPVLRPLIEDLVSKRRDLAIKLLEAQTAKLMIADAGGVQRAAVQDAQAQEMQAELVELIERIQSHGCVVKDLDLGLLDFPALRGGQLVHLCWKMDEIEIGFWHGIDEGFSARKSISRRRK
- the rapZ gene encoding RNase adapter RapZ, producing the protein MTPDSASTKQFVIVTGVSGAGKSQAAKCLEDLGFFCVDNLPAGLIPKFAELVDVSRSLRKAALVLDIRGEEIFGDLLDQLQAIKAQGVDYRLIFLDASDEVLVRRFSETRRKHPLADGGRLIDSIIAEREELKSVRDAADLIIDTSSLTLSALKEKLGHAVGSSSHTNPMTVSVVAFGFKHGIPLDADLVFDVRFLPNPNYVPELQPLDGGHPKVIAFLDAVPEAQSFKVELYKFLDFLLPQFIAEGKAHLTIAIGCTGGRHRSVYLANDLVRHLMEKGIQAFVERRDAKV
- a CDS encoding gluconeogenesis factor YvcK family protein — protein: MPKSRSSGTLDRLRHWLSPGMHLKRWLTVAAIGGFFFLDGFGRVLDAHFYNFHINQSIDHVILPYVSGPALQWLFMFIGAALVFFGVRQWMRSIVYAVRPEAGARLIETIYEARRLNRGLRIAVVGGGTGLSTVLRGLKSYTSNLSAIVTVTDDGGSSGRLRQELGVLPPGDIRNCLVALADSESMMTDLFQYRFHDGNGLSGHSFGNLFIAAMCGIAGNFDQAIKESSRVLAIKGRVLPATLANVALEAELEDGSIVRGESTISRSTARIKNVRLVPAECQGLPEAIEAIESADAVILGPGSLYTSVMPNLLVHGIAEAIVRSRGVKVYICNIMTQPGETDGMSASEHVRALVSTTHLRLMDYALVNVEQPHRLLRVYEKTRAFAVAPDFDAIASLGVTPVPGKFLSETEFLRHDPGRVGGAIIKLINDVIGASVT
- a CDS encoding glycerate kinase; translation: MRIVVAPDKFKGSMTARAAGEAMARGLKRAFTAAQIDVVPVADGGDGTADVLVDALGGKLETLDVRGPDGTIVSATFGLLPGDRAVIELARASGLALIAFGKNDPLAASTYGTGQLIAAAIDAGAKHVILGIGGSATNDGAAGALTALGAIFSDATGRPLPPGGAALAELAEVDAAPLASRLRGISIDIACDVANPLCGDNGASAIYGPQKGAGPSDVRSLDSALAHYADVVERSIGARVRDVPGAGAAGGAGFGFMALAGARLRPGADLVLEALAFERRLEGADLIVTGEGRLDRQTLAGKAPYAVTQAGRRRGVPVVAIVGSLGCTAEVFEELGLTSAISIITEPMTLEEAKLRAVPLTEDAAERLGRAIALEFGRPSI
- a CDS encoding D-glycerate dehydrogenase, giving the protein MAKPEVFVSRVIPDVGLELLRAHFDVDVWPHDRAPTRDELIASCKGKDALVCLVTEKVDGSVLAEMPSVKIIANVAVGFDNLDVQAATAAGVVMSNTPGVLDDTTADLAFALLMAAARRLGEAERVMRSGTWDGWGIMQLMGQDIHHATLGIVGFGRIGRGVARRAAGFGMQIIYTDAQPVPPEVAAELHARFVSMDELLAMADFVTLHVPLMPSTHHLINAAALAKMKKTAVLVNTSRGPVVEEAALAEALRTGVIAAAGLDVYEHEPSISPALAALENVVLLPHIGSASVATRGKMAEIAARNVIAFFAGEAPPTALNPEVLGRAAKA